One Mercurialis annua linkage group LG3, ddMerAnnu1.2, whole genome shotgun sequence DNA window includes the following coding sequences:
- the LOC126675060 gene encoding U-box domain-containing protein 40-like — MEFQEALVRLLVHNHKPKSKKSSKGSSVLEKNHRRHHREESIDHQKQQHQHSNQWKIVSSKKSSSDKPESETIPKEFVCPISGSLMNDPVIVSSGHTFERSCVQACSTLGFIPILTTDDDHTSVPDFSSVIPNLALKSTIVNWCDKHSLDPPKSIDFFSAEKIVRAKMKLSQQQHVLHHPQHKETNSIHLNQNYSSSSLESIESIGVLQSTTRPSCFMSNSFSSSDIDVIITQEEEEQDEIIKKLKSPQVFEIEESLISLRTITRTKEESRTHLCTPRLLQTLRPLITSRYTNIQVNSVALLVNLSLEKSNKIKIVRSGILPFLIDVLKGGFPDAQQHASGAIFSLAIDDHNKTAIGVLGALPPLLRLLRSNTEWTRRDSALALYHLSLVQSNRTKLVKLGAVPILLGMIKSGNMRSRVLLILCNLASCLDGRAAMLDSGGVHCLVGMLKGNELESESTRESCVSVLYALSQSGLRFKGLAKAAGVIEVLEKLEKSGREQSREKVRNILEILKEKEEKEENEEINWEEYLLNSELKSRSQC, encoded by the coding sequence ATGGAGTTTCAAGAAGCTTTAGTAAGGCTACTCGTACATAACCACAAACCCAAATCGAAAAAATCATCAAAAGGGTCATCAGTTCTTGAAAAAAATCATCGTCGTCATCACCGCGAAGAATCTATTGATCATCAAAAGCAGCAGCATCAGCACAGTAATCAATGGAAGATTGTTTCTTCTAAAAAATCTTCGTCGGATAAACCCGAATCAGAAACTATCCCGAAAGAGTTTGTTTGTCCGATTTCGGGTTCTTTAATGAATGATCCTGTTATTGTTTCGTCTGGTCATACGTTTGAACGTTCTTGTGTTCAAGCGTGCAGTACTCTTGGTTTTATACCTATTTTAACCACGGATGATGATCATACTTCAGTTCCTGATTTTTCGTCTGTTATTCCCAATTTGGCTCTCAAATCCACCATTGTCAACTGGTGTGATAAACACTCTCTTGATCCGCCGAAATCTATAGATTTCTTCTCCGCAGAGAAGATTGTCCGTGCGAAAATGAAGCTTTCCCAACAACAACATGTACTACATCATCCGCAACACAAAGAGACAAATTCTATACATTTGAATCAGAACTACTCGTCGAGCTCACTCGAATCAATCGAGTCTATAGGCGTGTTACAGTCCACAACTCGGCCAAGTTGCTTCATGTCCAATTCGTTTTCTTCGTCGGACATCGATGTAATCATTACTcaagaggaagaagaacaaGACGAGATCATTAAAAAACTGAAGAGCCCACAAGTGTTCGAGATTGAAGAATCGCTTATTTCGTTACGAACAATTACAAGAACAAAAGAAGAATCAAGAACTCATCTCTGCACGCCGAGATTACTACAAACTCTACGTCCTTTGATCACTTCAAGGTACACAAACATTCAAGTTAACTCGGTTGCATTATTGGTTAATTTATCAttagaaaaatcaaataaaattaagattgtAAGATCAGGAATTCTTCCATTTTTAATTGATGTTTTAAAGGGAGGTTTTCCAGATGCACAACAGCATGCTAGTGGTGCAATCTTTAGTTTAGCCATTGATGATCATAACAAAACTGCTATTGGTGTATTGGGTGCTTTGCCTCCACTTTTACGTTTGTTAAGATCGAACACTGAGTGGACTCGGCGTGACTCGGCCTTGGCATTGTATCATCTCTCACTCGTTCAAAGTAATAGGACTAAGCTTGTTAAACTCGGGGCAGTACCCATACTTTTGGGTATGATCAAGTCGGGTAATATGAGAAGTCGGGTTTTACTTATATTATGCAACTTGGCTTCGTGTTTGGACGGGCGGGCCGCGATGTTGGATTCGGGTGGGGTGCATTGTTTGGTGGGGATGTTGAAGGGTAATGAGTTGGAATCTGAGTCAACACGGGAGAGTTGTGTATCCGTGTTGTATGCACTGAGTCAAAGCGGGTTGAGATTTAAAGGGTTGGCGAAGGCTGCCGGAGTGATCGAGGTGTTGGAAAAACTCGAGAAGTCGGGGAGGGAACAAAGCAGGGAAAAGGTAAGAAATATTTTGGAAATActgaaagagaaagaagaaaaggaagaaaacGAAGAGATAAATTGGGAGGAGTATTTGCTAAACTCGGAACTAAAATCGAGATCTCAGTGCTAA